The following proteins come from a genomic window of Myxococcales bacterium:
- a CDS encoding aromatic ring-hydroxylating dioxygenase subunit alpha has protein sequence SLDGSAQGYIDRSQYTKEELERGATFALTLPSAYIATHPDHARVTRVLPTGPESIEMQVEWLFQPEALADPNYDISNVTDFIKQVLSEDGEISEVNQAGMHSAPMKQGVLMPEEYDVKTYRDWLLAALKD, from the coding sequence TTCCCTGGACGGCAGCGCCCAGGGCTATATCGATCGATCCCAATACACGAAGGAGGAACTCGAGCGCGGCGCCACTTTTGCGTTGACGCTGCCGAGTGCCTATATCGCGACCCATCCCGACCATGCGCGCGTGACCCGCGTTTTGCCCACGGGCCCCGAGTCGATCGAAATGCAGGTGGAGTGGTTGTTCCAGCCCGAGGCGCTGGCGGACCCGAATTACGACATCTCGAACGTCACCGATTTCATCAAACAGGTACTGAGCGAGGACGGCGAGATCAGTGAGGTGAACCAAGCCGGAATGCACTCCGCACCGATGAAGCAGGGCGTGTTGATGCCCGAAGAATACGATGTAAAGACCTACCGAGACTGGCTGTTGGCCGCCCTGAAAGACTGA
- the groL gene encoding chaperonin GroEL (60 kDa chaperone family; promotes refolding of misfolded polypeptides especially under stressful conditions; forms two stacked rings of heptamers to form a barrel-shaped 14mer; ends can be capped by GroES; misfolded proteins enter the barrel where they are refolded when GroES binds), translated as MAKEIRFHEDARSKLLTGVNGLANAVGVTLGPRGRNVLLEKSFGSPTITKDGVTVAKEIEFEDKFENIGAQMVKEVASKTSDVAGDGTTTATILAQAIFREGSRLVVAGMNPMELKRGIEKAVVAVTAELEKMSKPTRDAEEIAQVGAISANNDKTIGKIISDAMEKVGKEGVITVEEGKTLETELEVVEGMQFDRGYLSPYFVTDPERMEILLEDALILLHEKKIGNMKDLLPLLEQVARQDKPLLIVAEDLEGEALATLVVNKLRGNLRIAAVKAPGFGDRRKAMLEDMAIVAGGQVIAEELGLKLENVTMKELGKAKRILIDKDNTTIIDGGGSKKKIEGRCNEIRNQIEDTTSDYDQEKLQERLAKLVGGIAVVKVGAATETEMKEKKARVEDALHATRAAIEEGIVAGGGVALLRAQKALDTLQGNQEEQAGIQIVRRAIEEPMRRIAENAGVEGSIVVDKVKGLKGSQGFNAQTEEYEDLLEAGVLDPTKVVRSALQNAASVASLLLTTEALIADKPEKKKGGGGMPDMGGMGGMEGMM; from the coding sequence ATGGCTAAGGAAATTCGTTTTCACGAGGACGCTCGCTCGAAGCTCCTCACCGGCGTGAATGGGCTCGCCAACGCAGTGGGGGTAACGCTAGGTCCGCGGGGTCGCAACGTGCTGCTCGAGAAAAGCTTTGGCTCGCCGACGATCACCAAGGACGGCGTCACCGTCGCCAAGGAGATCGAGTTCGAGGACAAGTTCGAAAACATCGGCGCCCAGATGGTGAAGGAGGTCGCGAGCAAAACTTCGGACGTTGCCGGCGACGGTACGACTACGGCCACGATTCTTGCCCAGGCGATCTTTCGCGAAGGTAGCCGGCTTGTGGTTGCGGGCATGAACCCAATGGAGCTCAAGCGCGGCATCGAGAAAGCGGTGGTGGCCGTCACCGCGGAACTCGAAAAGATGTCGAAGCCGACCCGTGATGCGGAGGAGATCGCGCAGGTGGGTGCAATTTCGGCCAACAACGACAAGACAATTGGCAAGATCATCTCCGACGCCATGGAGAAGGTCGGCAAGGAGGGCGTGATCACCGTCGAGGAGGGCAAAACCCTCGAGACCGAGCTCGAAGTGGTCGAGGGCATGCAGTTCGACCGGGGCTACCTCTCACCCTACTTCGTGACCGACCCCGAGCGGATGGAGATTCTACTCGAGGATGCGCTGATCCTGCTTCACGAGAAGAAGATCGGCAACATGAAGGACTTGCTGCCGTTGCTGGAGCAGGTCGCGCGGCAGGACAAGCCGCTCTTGATCGTGGCCGAAGACCTCGAGGGCGAGGCGCTGGCCACGTTGGTAGTGAACAAGCTTCGCGGCAACCTCAGGATTGCGGCGGTCAAGGCCCCGGGCTTCGGCGACCGCCGCAAGGCGATGCTCGAGGATATGGCCATCGTCGCGGGTGGCCAAGTTATCGCCGAGGAGCTCGGTCTCAAGCTCGAGAACGTGACCATGAAGGAGCTTGGAAAGGCCAAGCGGATCCTGATTGACAAGGACAACACCACGATCATCGACGGCGGCGGCTCGAAGAAGAAGATCGAGGGCCGCTGCAACGAGATTCGCAATCAGATCGAGGACACCACTTCGGACTACGACCAGGAGAAGCTCCAGGAGCGGTTGGCAAAGCTAGTGGGCGGCATTGCAGTGGTGAAGGTCGGTGCGGCCACCGAGACCGAGATGAAGGAGAAGAAGGCACGGGTTGAGGATGCGTTGCACGCGACCCGCGCAGCGATCGAAGAAGGCATTGTGGCTGGCGGCGGCGTGGCGCTGCTGCGTGCACAAAAAGCCCTCGACACACTGCAGGGCAACCAAGAGGAGCAGGCGGGCATCCAAATCGTACGCAGGGCGATCGAGGAGCCCATGCGCCGGATCGCGGAGAACGCCGGCGTCGAGGGTTCAATCGTTGTCGACAAGGTGAAGGGCCTGAAAGGGTCCCAGGGCTTCAACGCGCAAACCGAGGAGTACGAGGATCTGCTCGAAGCGGGCGTCCTCGACCCTACCAAGGTGGTCCGCAGTGCGCTCCAGAATGCCGCGAGCGTCGCCTCACTGCTGCTCACCACCGAGGCGCTGATCGCCGACAAGCCCGAGAAGAAGAAGGGCGGCGGCGGAATGCCAGACATGGGTGGGATGGGAGGCATGGAAGGTATGATGTAA
- the groES gene encoding co-chaperone GroES codes for MKLRPLQDRILVKRIDEEETTKGGIIIPDSAKEKPQEGEVVAVGKGKILDNGKLQKLDVKKGDRVLFGQYGGTEVTLDGTEHVIMREDDVLGVLK; via the coding sequence ATGAAACTTCGTCCGCTTCAAGATCGGATCCTCGTCAAGCGCATCGACGAGGAGGAGACCACCAAGGGGGGCATCATCATTCCCGATTCTGCCAAGGAGAAACCGCAGGAGGGAGAAGTTGTCGCCGTTGGCAAAGGAAAGATCCTCGACAACGGCAAGCTCCAGAAGCTCGACGTCAAAAAAGGGGACCGCGTGCTCTTCGGCCAGTATGGGGGTACCGAGGTGACCCTCGATGGCACCGAGCACGTGATCATGCGTGAGGACGACGTCCTCGGCGTCTTGAAATAG
- a CDS encoding response regulator gives MKPKILVVDDDESNRLLLCLTLEDHGFEAIAASSCDEALALIADASPRAVLTDHGLSGKDGIDICLAIKNDPELQSIPVIITSGRIDPDIIETAMAAGAANWIAKPFTEEEILSALRDAIGS, from the coding sequence ATGAAACCAAAAATCTTGGTCGTCGACGATGATGAGTCGAATCGCCTGTTGCTCTGCCTGACCCTCGAAGATCACGGTTTCGAGGCGATCGCAGCGAGTTCCTGCGACGAGGCCCTGGCACTGATCGCTGACGCTTCGCCTCGGGCGGTACTCACCGATCACGGGTTGTCGGGCAAGGATGGAATCGACATCTGCTTGGCGATCAAGAACGACCCCGAACTGCAATCGATTCCGGTGATCATCACATCCGGGCGCATTGACCCAGATATAATTGAAACCGCCATGGCGGCCGGAGCGGCAAACTGGATCGCCAAGCCCTTCACTGAAGAAGAGATCCTCTCGGCCCTGCGCGACGCCATCGGATCCTGA
- a CDS encoding homoserine O-acetyltransferase: MSNPIPSAGPEPTYERVVSGYETLHSQKTFRCEWGKVLPELNIAYETWGELSDRRDNAILLHTGLSASSHAKSQPKNGHDGWWERFIGPGLSLDTDRFFVICTNILGGCYGTTGPSSTDPRSGVPYALDFPIITVRDMVRAQLLLIDQLGIDRLHASVGASLGGMQSLMLASIAADRVDRLVSISAPLRSHPQSIAMRFVQRQAVMSDPDWREGNYYGEAFPHRGLRVAREMGTITYRSGPEWLDRFGRNRVEEGIVPSLAEDFEVEKYLAYQGDKFCLQYDPNSYLYISKAMDLFDLTAPEQGSEIDSGSPQAGNRVRAPALVIGVESDLLFPVWQQRELADHLRDIDCPVTYLELDAPFGHDTFLIDLERVGGAVKRHLESDHSNL, encoded by the coding sequence ATGTCGAACCCCATTCCGTCGGCGGGACCCGAGCCGACCTATGAGCGCGTGGTTTCCGGATACGAAACCCTTCACTCACAAAAAACCTTTCGCTGCGAGTGGGGCAAGGTTCTTCCCGAACTCAACATTGCCTACGAGACCTGGGGCGAGTTATCAGATCGGCGAGACAACGCGATTCTCCTGCACACCGGTCTCTCGGCGTCCTCCCACGCCAAGAGCCAGCCCAAGAATGGACACGACGGCTGGTGGGAGCGCTTCATAGGCCCGGGGCTGTCTCTCGATACGGATCGATTCTTTGTCATCTGCACGAATATTCTGGGCGGTTGCTACGGAACGACCGGGCCTTCCTCGACCGATCCGCGATCCGGTGTTCCCTATGCATTGGATTTTCCGATCATTACCGTGCGCGACATGGTGCGGGCACAACTCTTGTTGATCGATCAGCTGGGGATCGACCGACTTCACGCTTCTGTCGGAGCGTCGTTGGGCGGGATGCAATCGCTGATGCTGGCGTCCATCGCCGCGGACCGGGTAGACCGCCTCGTCAGCATTTCTGCTCCACTGCGCTCCCATCCGCAATCGATCGCCATGCGCTTCGTGCAGCGGCAAGCGGTGATGTCGGATCCCGACTGGCGAGAGGGCAACTACTACGGGGAGGCTTTTCCCCACCGCGGACTGCGGGTGGCGCGCGAGATGGGCACGATCACCTATCGTTCGGGCCCCGAATGGCTCGATCGATTCGGTCGCAACAGGGTAGAAGAGGGCATTGTTCCGAGCCTGGCCGAGGATTTCGAAGTTGAAAAATATCTCGCCTACCAGGGCGACAAGTTCTGTCTGCAATACGACCCGAATTCCTATCTCTATATTTCCAAGGCAATGGATCTGTTCGACCTGACCGCGCCGGAGCAAGGCAGCGAGATCGACAGCGGGAGCCCGCAGGCAGGAAATCGCGTGCGGGCGCCTGCTCTCGTGATCGGGGTGGAGTCGGACCTGCTGTTTCCGGTCTGGCAGCAACGGGAATTGGCGGACCATCTCAGGGACATCGACTGTCCGGTGACGTATCTCGAACTCGACGCACCGTTCGGCCACGACACCTTTCTGATCGACCTGGAGCGAGTTGGCGGTGCCGTGAAACGGCACCTCGAATCGGATCATTCCAACCTGTAG
- a CDS encoding sigma-70 family RNA polymerase sigma factor: MTAAATIATVATNAGGYRDLSARLSSDYEVSDHEIVLRARDGDHEAFRILVKRHETRVHALALRLLRDPDWAQDAVQEAFIKAYRALRKFEGRSAFGTWMYRLTYNHCLDMRRADKSGRYVEWEEERTLGADIGASDSPALASSIRGPGEEMERGELREQLQKAIETLPEPIRQTLVMREVDGLRYGEIADLLEIPKGTVMSRLFHARKRLREVLREQGVTPFEFDDNQSPEETA, translated from the coding sequence ATGACAGCGGCAGCCACAATTGCGACAGTGGCCACGAACGCGGGGGGCTACAGGGATTTGTCGGCGCGACTGTCAAGCGACTACGAAGTCAGCGACCACGAGATCGTCCTGCGAGCCAGGGACGGCGACCACGAAGCGTTTCGCATCCTGGTCAAGCGTCATGAGACTCGGGTCCACGCGCTTGCCCTGCGTCTGTTGCGAGACCCCGACTGGGCCCAGGACGCGGTCCAGGAAGCCTTCATCAAGGCGTATCGCGCCCTGCGCAAATTTGAAGGTCGCTCGGCCTTTGGCACCTGGATGTACCGACTCACCTACAACCATTGTCTCGACATGCGCCGCGCGGACAAGTCGGGGCGTTATGTCGAGTGGGAGGAAGAGCGGACCCTGGGCGCCGACATCGGAGCGTCGGATTCCCCTGCGCTCGCCTCATCGATCCGGGGACCCGGAGAAGAAATGGAGCGCGGCGAACTTCGCGAACAACTGCAAAAGGCGATCGAGACGTTGCCCGAACCGATTCGACAGACGCTGGTCATGCGCGAAGTAGATGGACTGCGATACGGCGAAATTGCGGACTTGCTCGAGATTCCGAAGGGCACCGTGATGAGTCGCTTGTTTCACGCGCGCAAACGCTTGCGCGAAGTTTTGCGCGAACAGGGGGTGACTCCCTTCGAGTTCGACGACAACCAGAGTCCGGAGGAAACAGCGTGA
- a CDS encoding NAD-dependent epimerase/dehydratase family protein has product MAKRTILLTGGSGSMGSEAFQELLRRSDRLKTRLILRPSRINKKNFGRYDGRQGVEIVWGDLTNPEDVKRAVAGVDVVLHPAAMISPAADRNPQMARKVNVGGTQNIIDAIKAEPGGVENIPLVYVASVAQYGDRLPPNEWINVGDPQKPSVHDYYALTKMEAETAVIESGLKYWVSLRQTYIAIPDTLSLLDPILFHQPLGQRIELITNRDAGYGLVQTIDAPDEFWCRVYNMSGGPSCRVTYFEYMERVFSLLGLGNYQSIFDRNWFALRNFHCGYYQDGDVLNGYLGHFRDSLEDHLKQLGDAFPRWMKLGGSICPKPLIKAYMKRMADPLKWIKQGNDSYLNAFFGSKQAWEDIPGWDGPSFKGVASAPPDSPPVGRPEAMDLADLKAFAVSRGGRCEAGAFEGPGQRLDWTCGRGHSFQASPRLLVGAGYWCPTCAPRLDDVSGWDYETSGQQDPLLAAFI; this is encoded by the coding sequence ATGGCCAAGCGTACGATTTTGCTGACCGGCGGGTCCGGATCCATGGGCAGCGAGGCGTTTCAGGAACTCTTGCGCCGCAGCGATCGACTGAAGACCCGTCTCATCCTTCGGCCCTCGAGGATCAACAAGAAGAATTTTGGGCGCTACGACGGCAGGCAGGGCGTGGAGATCGTCTGGGGGGACCTCACCAATCCAGAGGACGTCAAGCGAGCGGTGGCTGGGGTTGACGTGGTGTTGCATCCCGCAGCGATGATTTCTCCGGCCGCAGATCGCAATCCACAAATGGCGCGCAAGGTCAACGTGGGCGGGACCCAAAACATCATCGACGCGATCAAGGCAGAGCCGGGTGGCGTCGAGAACATTCCACTGGTTTACGTGGCGTCCGTCGCGCAGTACGGCGATCGCTTGCCGCCGAACGAATGGATCAACGTGGGCGACCCCCAGAAGCCCAGCGTGCACGACTACTACGCGCTGACCAAGATGGAGGCGGAAACCGCGGTCATCGAATCCGGCCTCAAGTACTGGGTGAGTCTGCGCCAAACCTATATTGCGATCCCCGACACACTGTCGTTGCTCGATCCGATTCTGTTTCACCAACCACTGGGCCAGCGCATCGAACTGATCACCAATCGCGACGCGGGCTATGGCCTGGTCCAGACGATCGACGCGCCCGACGAGTTCTGGTGTCGTGTCTATAATATGAGTGGCGGGCCGAGTTGCCGCGTGACCTACTTCGAATACATGGAGCGGGTATTCTCGCTGCTCGGGCTCGGCAACTATCAGTCGATCTTCGACCGCAACTGGTTTGCACTGCGCAACTTTCACTGTGGCTACTATCAAGACGGCGACGTGCTGAACGGCTATCTCGGCCATTTTCGCGACAGTCTCGAGGACCACCTGAAGCAGCTCGGCGACGCGTTCCCGCGCTGGATGAAGCTCGGCGGATCGATCTGTCCCAAGCCGCTCATCAAGGCCTACATGAAACGCATGGCCGATCCCCTGAAATGGATAAAACAGGGCAATGATTCCTATCTGAATGCGTTCTTTGGTTCGAAGCAAGCGTGGGAAGACATCCCGGGATGGGACGGGCCGTCCTTCAAGGGCGTTGCGTCGGCTCCGCCCGACTCCCCACCGGTCGGTCGACCCGAAGCGATGGATCTCGCCGATCTGAAGGCCTTTGCGGTGTCGCGCGGCGGTCGCTGCGAAGCCGGAGCTTTCGAAGGCCCTGGGCAGCGACTCGATTGGACTTGCGGTCGCGGGCATTCCTTCCAGGCGAGTCCGCGCTTGCTGGTCGGTGCGGGCTACTGGTGCCCGACCTGCGCGCCGCGGCTCGATGATGTTTCGGGCTGGGACTACGAGACGAGCGGCCAGCAGGATCCCCTGCTGGCAGCTTTTATATGA
- a CDS encoding SMI1/KNR4 family protein, whose protein sequence is MQPAGEAVVNEFLQRAPENLPVKYLHFMQATDGAKGSVPYDSGYLEIWPLEEAIDKQAGYGADDSLSGFFAFGSDGSGRSYVFDLRESDGAAVYSVPDEKPGEAELEPIAASFSQFLEHIALMGGGA, encoded by the coding sequence ATGCAGCCAGCCGGAGAAGCGGTAGTCAACGAATTTCTCCAACGAGCGCCGGAGAATCTTCCCGTCAAATACCTGCACTTCATGCAGGCCACGGACGGAGCCAAAGGAAGCGTCCCCTACGATTCGGGATACCTTGAAATCTGGCCCCTCGAAGAGGCGATCGATAAACAAGCCGGGTACGGAGCCGATGATTCCTTATCCGGCTTTTTTGCGTTTGGAAGCGACGGCTCGGGTCGCAGCTACGTTTTCGATCTGCGGGAAAGCGATGGTGCGGCGGTTTACTCGGTTCCCGACGAAAAGCCAGGCGAAGCAGAGCTCGAGCCGATCGCGGCCAGCTTTTCTCAGTTCCTGGAACACATTGCACTGATGGGCGGCGGCGCTTAG
- the def gene encoding peptide deformylase, with amino-acid sequence MAILKVARMGHPILREVAKEVSSAEIATPAFQEFVDSMIDTMREYDGAGLAAPQVHVSQRVVVMEVADNPRYPDAESMPLSVVINPRIHFLTERRVEGVEGCLSIPDLRGMVSRIAEVELEALDRNGDPIRLRFDGFPAAVVQHECDHLDGILYLDRVTDTRTLSFVREFQRYHSPSGAASRAAETPA; translated from the coding sequence ATGGCAATTTTGAAAGTCGCGAGGATGGGACATCCGATCTTGCGTGAGGTGGCGAAGGAGGTGTCGTCCGCTGAGATCGCGACCCCGGCCTTCCAGGAATTCGTCGACAGCATGATCGACACCATGCGCGAATACGACGGAGCGGGGCTGGCAGCTCCCCAGGTGCATGTTTCTCAGCGGGTCGTGGTAATGGAAGTTGCGGACAACCCGCGCTATCCGGACGCCGAGTCGATGCCACTCTCGGTCGTGATCAACCCGCGCATTCATTTCCTGACCGAACGGCGGGTCGAGGGCGTCGAGGGATGTCTATCCATTCCGGACCTGCGCGGCATGGTCTCGCGCATCGCCGAAGTCGAGCTCGAGGCCCTCGATCGAAACGGCGACCCCATCCGTCTGCGCTTCGACGGTTTTCCCGCCGCCGTGGTCCAGCACGAGTGCGATCACCTCGATGGCATCCTCTATCTCGATCGCGTTACGGATACGAGAACGCTCTCATTTGTGCGTGAATTCCAGCGCTATCACAGCCCGTCCGGAGCGGCGTCCCGGGCGGCAGAAACCCCAGCATAG
- the dnaX gene encoding DNA polymerase III subunit gamma/tau → MSYQVIARKWRPQSFDDVTGQSHVTTPLRNAIRSNRVPHALLLAGPRGVGKTTLARILARCLNCEKGPTDEPCGTCQGCKDILDGRSTDVQEIDAASRTGVDDIREIIESIRYAPSPGKYRIFIIDEVHMLSKHAFNALLKTLEEPPPRSLFVFATTNPEAIPFTVLSRCQRYDLRRIAAPEIARCLENIAKAEGITISKQNLLALAREGDGSMRDAQTLLDQVISYGGDVVDDETVGQVLDLIDRRVLLAILRACIESDPRAALEACAAAEIKGSDPKRLGASLIQQLRDLVVLSISPDAATELVDGSAEDIAELIALAGQSDTIRLRRMFRILVAEQEDLAWAPQPFAVLEMAVVRLASLPEGGDIAQLIARLDSLEQNLARNPGDGGSNPGGGDSAVGRPATGASGPPAGTRSDSSAKSSAKSKSPPPEPAAVAPVEALATPEAVLDRLRAIAKEKDPPLFHSLDRVELLSRSETHLHFAANGDFYFKRLEDRRRDLEALCQSFFGKSMRIEISLGEAVNRAEGKTAAANTSREQDKQRRQAALNHPSINLVLKEVRGEIIEIRALNGSNGSSSP, encoded by the coding sequence GTGAGCTATCAGGTCATCGCGCGCAAATGGAGACCCCAGAGCTTCGACGACGTCACGGGGCAATCCCACGTGACCACCCCTCTGCGCAACGCCATTCGCAGCAATCGGGTGCCCCACGCACTGTTGCTGGCAGGACCTCGCGGCGTCGGCAAGACCACCCTCGCGCGCATTCTGGCCCGCTGCCTCAACTGTGAAAAAGGGCCGACGGACGAGCCCTGCGGCACCTGTCAGGGTTGCAAAGACATCCTCGATGGACGCTCGACCGACGTCCAGGAAATCGACGCCGCGAGCCGAACCGGTGTCGACGACATCCGAGAGATCATCGAATCGATCCGTTACGCCCCCTCACCGGGAAAATATCGAATCTTCATCATCGACGAAGTTCACATGCTCTCGAAGCACGCATTCAATGCCCTGTTGAAGACCCTCGAAGAACCACCCCCGCGAAGTCTCTTCGTGTTTGCCACGACCAACCCCGAAGCCATCCCGTTTACCGTACTTTCGCGCTGCCAGCGCTACGACCTGCGACGCATAGCCGCCCCGGAAATTGCCCGCTGCCTCGAGAACATCGCAAAAGCCGAAGGAATCACGATCTCGAAGCAGAACCTGCTCGCCCTGGCGCGAGAAGGAGACGGCTCCATGCGCGACGCCCAGACCCTGCTCGACCAGGTGATCTCGTACGGCGGCGATGTGGTCGATGACGAAACCGTCGGCCAGGTACTCGACCTCATCGACCGCAGGGTGCTGCTGGCAATTCTGCGGGCGTGCATCGAATCGGATCCCAGGGCCGCGCTCGAAGCTTGTGCGGCAGCCGAGATCAAGGGAAGTGACCCCAAGCGTCTCGGGGCCTCGCTCATCCAGCAGTTGCGCGATCTGGTCGTGCTCAGCATCTCGCCCGACGCCGCTACTGAACTCGTGGACGGCAGCGCGGAAGACATCGCGGAACTCATCGCACTGGCGGGACAGAGCGACACGATTCGCCTGCGCCGAATGTTTCGCATTTTGGTTGCCGAACAAGAAGACCTCGCCTGGGCGCCCCAGCCATTTGCCGTTCTCGAAATGGCGGTGGTGCGCCTGGCGAGCTTGCCCGAAGGCGGCGACATCGCTCAGTTGATCGCCAGACTCGACTCCCTCGAGCAAAATCTCGCCCGGAACCCTGGGGATGGGGGGAGCAATCCTGGCGGGGGTGACTCCGCGGTCGGACGTCCCGCAACAGGAGCCAGTGGCCCGCCTGCTGGGACCCGTTCGGATTCATCCGCGAAGTCATCCGCGAAGTCGAAGTCTCCGCCCCCTGAACCAGCAGCGGTCGCTCCCGTCGAAGCGCTCGCGACCCCCGAAGCTGTGCTCGATCGTTTGCGAGCGATCGCAAAGGAAAAAGATCCACCGCTGTTTCATTCCCTCGACCGGGTTGAACTCCTCTCGCGCAGTGAGACCCACCTGCATTTCGCGGCAAACGGTGACTTCTACTTCAAGCGACTCGAAGACCGCCGGCGCGACCTCGAAGCCCTGTGTCAGAGTTTCTTTGGCAAGAGCATGCGAATCGAGATCTCCCTGGGCGAGGCCGTCAACCGGGCAGAGGGAAAGACTGCGGCGGCGAACACATCTCGAGAGCAAGACAAACAACGACGCCAGGCCGCCCTCAACCACCCTTCTATCAATTTGGTGCTCAAGGAAGTCCGGGGTGAGATCATCGAAATTCGGGCGCTAAACGGATCGAACGGGAGTTCCTCCCCATGA
- a CDS encoding YbaB/EbfC family nucleoid-associated protein, with product MNPPDMKKMLEQAQAMQNKMSKLQAELAKMRFEASAGGGMVKAVASGDLKIVEIRIEDSIFASGDRALVQDLAAAAVNAALANAQRHAQEQVQRFSFNGLSMLNPNGDGP from the coding sequence ATGAATCCACCCGACATGAAGAAGATGCTGGAACAAGCGCAGGCAATGCAGAACAAGATGAGCAAGCTGCAAGCCGAGCTCGCCAAAATGCGCTTCGAGGCATCCGCCGGCGGCGGCATGGTCAAAGCGGTGGCGAGCGGCGACCTCAAGATTGTCGAAATTCGCATCGAAGACAGCATCTTTGCCAGCGGTGATCGCGCCCTGGTCCAGGACCTCGCCGCGGCGGCGGTCAACGCAGCTCTCGCGAACGCGCAGCGGCATGCTCAAGAACAGGTGCAGAGGTTTTCGTTCAACGGTCTCAGCATGCTGAATCCCAACGGCGACGGGCCATAG
- the recR gene encoding recombination protein RecR yields MAGSPAMTRLVESLKRLPGIGEKSATRLTFFLLSAPDHFAAEIADALVRLKRETVLCEGCYDLTDRTPCRLCADDQRDDSVICVVEEPRDLLAIEASGQFRGRYHVLGGALSPLDGVGPEHLRITELERRVRGGGVREVIFATNPNAEGEATAEFIAERIRGAGISLTRIACGMPLGGDLEYADHVTVAKSIENRLKIN; encoded by the coding sequence ATGGCCGGCTCCCCCGCAATGACAAGGCTCGTCGAGAGCCTGAAGCGCCTGCCTGGAATTGGCGAGAAGTCCGCCACCCGACTGACCTTCTTTCTCTTGAGCGCACCCGATCATTTCGCCGCCGAAATCGCCGACGCCCTGGTTCGCCTCAAACGCGAAACCGTCTTGTGCGAAGGCTGTTACGACCTGACGGATCGAACACCTTGTCGGCTGTGCGCAGATGACCAACGCGACGACAGCGTGATCTGCGTCGTCGAGGAACCCAGGGATCTGCTGGCGATCGAAGCCAGCGGTCAATTCCGCGGGCGCTATCACGTATTGGGCGGCGCACTTTCACCACTCGACGGGGTTGGGCCAGAGCATCTGCGCATCACTGAACTCGAGCGGCGAGTTCGCGGCGGGGGTGTGCGCGAAGTGATCTTTGCCACCAACCCCAACGCAGAAGGGGAAGCGACCGCGGAGTTCATCGCCGAGAGGATCCGGGGAGCGGGGATCTCTCTGACTAGAATCGCCTGCGGGATGCCGCTGGGAGGTGATCTCGAATATGCCGACCACGTGACCGTCGCCAAATCCATCGAGAACCGCCTCAAGATCAACTAG
- a CDS encoding roadblock/LC7 domain-containing protein, which translates to MFDTQLVLLDEDHTRILTVCERLVRDANAKGIYIVDKNGQLICEAGELQNVDSTSLASLTAGCIAATGGLAKIVGEEEFPTHFHQGSRDNLHITLVGERMILMVIFDDRSSLGLVRLRAKKAGSELARIFEEVKKKSELPGAQGNSPFAEITDDDIDNLFSD; encoded by the coding sequence ATGTTCGACACCCAGCTCGTGCTACTCGATGAAGATCACACGCGCATCCTGACGGTGTGTGAACGACTCGTACGCGATGCAAATGCCAAAGGCATCTACATCGTGGACAAGAACGGCCAGTTGATCTGCGAGGCCGGCGAACTCCAGAACGTGGACAGCACCAGCCTCGCGTCGCTCACCGCGGGTTGCATTGCCGCTACCGGGGGCCTGGCCAAGATCGTCGGCGAGGAAGAGTTCCCGACCCATTTTCACCAGGGCTCCCGCGACAATCTGCACATTACGTTGGTCGGCGAACGGATGATCCTGATGGTCATTTTTGACGATCGGAGTTCGCTTGGGCTCGTGCGATTGCGCGCAAAGAAGGCGGGAAGCGAGTTGGCCCGCATTTTCGAAGAGGTAAAAAAGAAATCAGAACTTCCGGGAGCGCAGGGCAACAGTCCCTTCGCCGAAATTACCGACGACGATATCGACAACCTTTTCTCGGACTGA